One stretch of Ananas comosus cultivar F153 linkage group 6, ASM154086v1, whole genome shotgun sequence DNA includes these proteins:
- the LOC109711595 gene encoding glutamate receptor 2.8-like, with product MGRTSIAMAIEDFYSIHENYTTRLVIHTKDSDSDDVQAASAALDMLENQKVQAIVGPQKSSQAVFISDLGNKTQVPIISFTATSPSLSSLHTPYFIRTTLNDSAQVNSIASIIKAFGWREVVLIYEDTDYGRGIIPYLIDALQGINTCVPYRSVIPLSATNDEIMEELYKLMSMQTRVFIVHMSFSIGSLLLSKIKEAGMMSKAYAWIITDGLTNIVDSLNPSIVSSMQGALGVKAYVPTSRDIDNFAQRWKRRFQQDNPDDQQVELSIFATQAYDTIWALTMAAETIGTTNLSFERPKVSKNSTYLETLGVSINGPKLLKTILNSKFRGLSGDFNLIDGQLQYSTFQVINVVGRGSREIGFWTAEHGLSRQLTRGNNKTYSALMSDLNPVIWPGESTEVPKGWEIPVSGKKLRIGVRNSGYPEFMKVEIDPTTKRTTVGGYSIDVFEAAMRRLPYAIPHEYIPFNSGTYNDFVYQVYLQKFDAVVGDITIRYNRSAYVDFTVPYTESGVAMIVRVKDDINKNAWIFVKPFTIDLWLGSLAFLLYTGFVIWVMEHRINWEKVEYFLSKIVVIIWVAAVLILKSSYTASLSSMLTVQKLQPTVTSVHDLLENGDYVGYYNGSYVEGLLEQLNFDKSKIRAYDTSDDFAEALSKGSKNGGVEAIVHEIPYIKLFLAQHCTGYTMVGPIYKTEGFGFVSSIVPLPSYVFAAFPKGSPLIPDISREILNITEGDTIIQIEKKWIGDQNSCLNEGSVVRSNSLSFRSFWGLFLVTGVASTCFLLIFLIIFFCKNWHEMTSINRNKSFWQQLISWLRYYDKSDLNSNNNGRGMLHNPNGRNHVDCTNIEVMPYNHNVKDESSISENSNSNLPHPEEFSIELTNASSEDQSVSIIVTSELSDQAITTS from the exons ATGGGTCGGACGAGCATAGCAATGGCCATAGAAGATTTCTATTCCATCCATGAGAACTACACCACAAGGCTAGTAATCCACACGAAGGATTCCGACAGCGATGATGTTCAAGCTGCATCAGCAG CTCTCGACATGCTTGAAAACCAAAAGGTTCAAGCCATCGTTGGCCCACAAAAATCTTCACAAGCAGTTTTCATCTCAGATCTTGGCAACAAAACCCAGGTTCCAATCATCTCCTTCACAGCGACAAGCccctctctctcgtctctccaCACGCCATACTTCATACGCACAACATTGAACGACTCTGCTCAAGTGAACAGCATTGCCTCCATCATCAAAGCCTTTGGATGGAGAGAGGTGGTTCTCATCTACGAGGACACCGACTACGGAAGGGGCATCATACCGTACCTTATCGATGCCCTCCAAGGGATCAACACTTGTGTGCCATACCGCAGCGTAATCCCCCTATCGGCAACCAATGACGAGATCATGGAGGAACTCTATAAGTTAATGTCCATGCAGACAAGGGTGTTCATTGTGCACATGTCATTCTCTATAGGATCACTACTCCTCTCAAAAATCAAAGAGGCGGGAATGATGAGCAAAGCGTATGCATGGATCATAACGGACGGTCTCACAAACATTGTGGACTCACTCAACCCTTCCATAGTAAGTTCAATGCAAGGAGCTTTAGGTGTTAAAGCGTATGTGCCCACGTCGAGGGATATTGATAACTTCGCCCAAAGATGGAAGAGGAGATTTCAACAAGATAACCCAGATGATCAGCAGGTTGAACTGAGCATTTTCGCTACACAAGCTTACGATACGATTTGGGCATTGACGATGGCAGCAGAGACAATTGGAACTACAAATCTAAGCTTTGAGAGGCCTAAAGTTTCTAAGAACTCGACATACTTGGAGACCTTGGGGGTGTCTATAAACGGTCCAAAGCTTCTAAAGACGATCTTAAACAGCAAATTTAGGGGTCTAAGTGGAGATTTCAATCTTATAGATGGGCAGTTGCAGTACTCCACATTCCAAGTAATCAATGTGGTTGGAAGAGGAAGCAGAGAAATTGGATTTTGGACTGCAGAACACGGATTATCAAGACAACTAACCCGGGGTAACAACAAGACATATTCGGCCTTGATGTCAGATCTAAATCCCGTAATTTGGCCAGGGGAATCAACTGAAGTGCCAAAGGGATGGGAAATTCCGGTAAGTGGGAAAAAGCTTAGGATTGGTGTTCGAAATAGTGGGTATCCCGAGTTTATGAAGGTGGAAATAGATCCAACAACGAAAAGGACGACGGTTGGTGGCTACTCTATCGATGTATTTGAAGCAGCGATGAGGAGATTGCCTTATGCAATCCCTCACGAGTACATTCCTTTTAACTCCGGGACCTACAATGATTTTGTCTATCAGGTTTATCTTCAG AAATTTGATGCAGTTGTGGGGGACATAACAATCAGGTATAACAGGTCAGCCTATGTCGATTTTACGGTGCCATACACCGAATCAGGCGTTGCAATGATTGTACGAGTGAAGGATGATATAAATAAGAATGCATGGATTTTCGTGAAGCCTTTCACGATCGACCTATGGTTAGGAAGCTTAGCATTTCTTCTTTACACCGGATTTGTCATTTGGGTGATGGAGCACAGAATCAACT GGGAGAAGGTCGAGTACTTTTTGTCTAAAATTGTGGTTATTATCTGGGTGGCCGCAGTCCTCATACTCAAATCAAGTTACACTGCCAGCTTATCCTCAATGCTCACGGTACAGAAACTCCAACCAACTGTGACTAGCGTGCACGATCTCCTAGAGAATGGTGATTATGTCGGATACTATAACGGATCCTATGTAGAGGGTCTATTGGAGCAACTCAATTTCGACAAATCGAAGATTAGAGCCTACGATACTAGCGATGACTTTGCTGAGGCCCTTTCTAAAGGAAGCAAGAATGGCGGTGTTGAGGCGATTGTCCACGAGATCCCATATATCAAGTTGTTCCTTGCACAACACTGCACAGGGTACACAATGGTTGGACCAATTTATAAGACTGAAGGATTCGGATTCGTAAGTTCTATTGTCCCTCTTCCTAGTTATGTATTTGCA GCTTTCCCAAAAGGTTCGCCTCTAATCCCTGACATCTCAAGGGAGATCCTGAACATAACGGAGGGTGACACTATCATTCAAATAGAAAAGAAGTGGATCGGAGATCAAAATTCTTGCCTAAATGAAGGCAGTGTTGTGCGCTCCAACAGTCTCTCCTTTCGCAGCTTTTGGGGACTATTCCTTGTCACTGGAGTAGCTTCGACTTGCTTCCTGTTGatattcttaattattttcttctgCAAGAATTGGCACGAGATGACAAGTATTAACCGCAACAAGTCTTTCTGGCAACAGCTCATTTCGTGGTTAAGATATTACGATAAGAGCGATCTCAATTCCAATAATAATGGGAGGGGTATGTTGCATAATCCAAATGGTCGTAATCATGTAGACTGCACGAATATTGAAGTCATGCCCTACAATCACAATGTGAAGGATGAGTCGAGCATTTCGGAGAATTCAAATTCCAACCTGCCCCATCCAGAAGAATTCTCCATTGAACTCACAAATGCAAGTTCAGAAGATCAATCAGTTTCTATCATTGTAACTAGCGAATTATCAGATCAAGCCATCACAACTAGTTAA